Proteins encoded together in one Epinephelus lanceolatus isolate andai-2023 chromosome 4, ASM4190304v1, whole genome shotgun sequence window:
- the LOC117260045 gene encoding EH domain-containing protein 2-like encodes MSFRRFRSNPKTLGDVSVVTEELKNLYFKRLLPIEKYYSFHHFHSPSYEDAEFDNKPMVLVMGQYSTGKTTFIRYLIEQDFPGSRVGPEPTTDCFTALMYGEVEGIIPGNALTVDPKKPFRNLDPFGNAFLNRFQCVQLPNKVLESISIIDTPGILTAAKRKLSRGYDFPAVLRWFAERVDRIILLFDAHKLEFSDELTRAFGALCGHEDKLRVVLNKADRVDSQQLMRVYGALMWSLGKVFRTPEILRVYIGSFWSEPRQMCDHYQLIELEEEDLLADIRNLPRNAAVRKLNDLVKRARLVRAHAHIISYLKQEMPTIFCKESKKHNLIYQLPVIFTKIQQQHRVPAGDFPDCTKMQEKLLGQDFSKFKTLKPSLMASLDKLLTTDIANLVPLLQHQEQRKKSLPGVLDGEFLGTFKPEHYRRDPFKELKRDDESSEADFDEWAVEKYKPKYDEIFYNLSPSDGKLSGTKVKEWMTTTLLPNSVLAHIWRLSDVDGDGMLDNEEFALAVHLIEGKLEGHWLPRELPSHLVPPSKRLSTASDEEQI; translated from the exons ATGTCTTTCCGGAGGTTTAGGAGCAACCCTAAAACACTGGGGGACGTCAGTGTGGTGACAGAGGAGCTGAAGAATCTTTACTTTAAGAGGCTGCTGCCGATAGAGAAGTACTATTCTTTCCATCACTTTCATTCGCCAAGCTATGAGGACGCTGAGTTTGACAACAAACCAATGGTCCTGGTGATGGGACAGTACTCAACAGGAAAGACAACTTTTATCAG GTATCTCATAGAACAAGATTTCCCTGGTAGCAGAGTTGGGCCAGAGCCAACCACCGACTGCTTCACTGCCCTCATGTatggagaggtggagggaatCATCCCTGGCAATGCCCTCACAGTGGATCCCAAAAAGCCCTTCCGCAACCTCGACCCTTTTGGGAATGCTTTCCTGAACAG GTTCCAGTGCGTTCAGCTGCCAAATAAAGTCCTTGAGAGCATCAGCATTATTGACACACCGGGCATCTTAACTGCTGCTAAAAGAAAACTGAGTCGAG GCTACGACTTCCCAGCAGTGCTGCGCTGGTTTGCAGAGCGTGTGGATCGAATCATCCTGCTGTTTGATGCACATAAACTAGAGTTCTCTGATGAGCTCACTCGGGCCTTTGGGGCCCTGTGTGGCCACGAGGACAAGCTGCGTGTGGTTCTCAACAAGGCTGACAGAGTGGACTCGCAGCAGCTCATGAGAGTGTACGGTGCCCTCATGTGGTCACTGGGTAAAGTGTTTCGAACCCCCGAGATCCTGCGGGTTTACATCGGATCTTTCTGGTCAGAGCCAAGGCAGATGTGTGACCACTACCAGCTGAtagagctggaggaggaggatcttTTGGCTGATATAAGGAACCTGCCGCGCAATGCTGCAGTACGCAAGCTGAATGACCTGGTGAAGAGGGCACGCTTAGTCAGG gcTCATGCCCACATAATCAGCTACCTGAAGCAAGAGATGCCAACCATTTTTTGCAAAGAAAGCAAGAAGCACAATCTGATTTACCAGCTTCCTGTGATTTTCACCAAGATTCAGCAACAGCATCGAGTCCCAGCCGGAGACTTCCCCGACTGCACCAAGATGCAG GAGAAACTTCTGGGTCAAGATTTCTCAAAGTTCAAGACACTGAAACCAAGTCTGATGGCCTCCTTGGACAAACTCCTGACCACTGACATAGCAAACCTGGTGCCTTTGCTTCAACACCAAGAGCAGCGGAAGAAATCCCTCCCTGGTGTGCTGGATGGTGAATTTTTGGGAACATTCAAGCCTGAGCATTACAGGAGAGATCCTTTCAAGGAACTCAAAAGGGACGACGAGAGCAGCGAGGCAGATTTCGACGAGTGGGCCGTGGAGAAGTACAAGCCAAAGTATGACGAGATTTTCTACAACCTCAGTCCAAGTGACGGCAAACTGAGCGGCACCAAAGTCAAAGAGTGGATGACGACCACGCTTCTGCCAAACTCTGTGCTTGCTCACATCTGGAGGCTGTCTGATGTGGATGGGGACGGCATGCTGGACAATGAGGAGTTCGCTCTGGCGGTCCACCTTATTGAGGGAAAACTGGAGGGACACTGGCTGCCCAGAGAGCTGCCGTCTCACCTGGTGCCACCATCGAAACGGCTAAGTACAGCCAGCGATGAGGAGCAAATATGA